DNA from Orbaceae bacterium lpD01:
AATGCGGTTAAATTGGCGTTAGATGCCGAACAGGCTGCACTGGCTATTCCGCAAATTACCAGCAGTGATGGCAGCAGCTATAGTAGTAGTTATGGTATTCATGTTTATGGTAATAGCCATGGCATGTTAGAGAGTTATTGTGCGAGTCGCCATTCATTATCAACGTGCGTGATAGCGGAGCAAGACGGCCAAATGGAGCGTAGTTACGCTTATACCACAGCCCGAGATACGCGAGATTTACGTTTAGCGCAATGGGTTGGCGAAGAAGCCGCCAATAAGACGATTGCTCATTTAGGTGCAAGGCAAATTGAGACCATGAATGTACCGGTCTTATTTAGTGCTGAGGTAGCAACTGGATTATTTAGTCATTTAGCCGGCGCTTTAAGTGGCGGCGCTATTTATCGTCAATCTTCATTTTTAGTTGATGCGCTCGGTCGTCAAATCTTTCCGTCCTGGCTCAATATTGTAGAAAATCCGCATATTTTAAAAGGGCTGGGTTCGGCACCTTTTGATAGTGAGGGCACGCGTACAAAACAACAAGAGATTATCCGTGATGGTGTTGTCAGTACCTACTTACTAGGTAACTATTCGGCCCGTAAATTGGGGTTGATTACAACCGGTCATGCCAGTGGTATTCATAACTGGCAAATCAGTCCTAATCATGGTGCATTTGAGGATATGCTCAAATTGATGGATCGCGGTTTACTGGTCACCTCATTAATGGGCCAGGGCGTGAATATGATTACGGGTGATTATTCGCGTGGTGCCAGCGGTTTTTGGGTCAAAAATGGCCAGATACAGTATCCGGTCAATGAGGTGACGATTGCCGGTAATTTAAGTGAGATGTTTAACCAGATTATCGCGATTGGACGTGATACAGAAATGCGTGGTCGTATTCAAACGGGTTCAGTATTAATTGAAAATATGAGTATAGCCGGTAAATAGTGA
Protein-coding regions in this window:
- the pmbA gene encoding metalloprotease PmbA; this encodes MKINKIKQDASAQKEKLSQAVQLALNESMKVAEAAEVAITQSTGIDVSTRLGNIENVEFNSDGALSIVVYSQHRKGSASTNALSPQAIKQAVKAALDIMQYTSVDPNSGIGDKALMAFNAPDLDLFYPSDLNVDNAVKLALDAEQAALAIPQITSSDGSSYSSSYGIHVYGNSHGMLESYCASRHSLSTCVIAEQDGQMERSYAYTTARDTRDLRLAQWVGEEAANKTIAHLGARQIETMNVPVLFSAEVATGLFSHLAGALSGGAIYRQSSFLVDALGRQIFPSWLNIVENPHILKGLGSAPFDSEGTRTKQQEIIRDGVVSTYLLGNYSARKLGLITTGHASGIHNWQISPNHGAFEDMLKLMDRGLLVTSLMGQGVNMITGDYSRGASGFWVKNGQIQYPVNEVTIAGNLSEMFNQIIAIGRDTEMRGRIQTGSVLIENMSIAGK